Proteins encoded within one genomic window of Corallococcus macrosporus:
- a CDS encoding YgiQ family radical SAM protein — protein MASIPPRYAHPFLPVTRADMQARGWEQCDIIIVSGDAYVDHPAFGPVLIARFLEGRGFKVGLIPQPDWHSAEPFKALGAPRLFFGVAAGNLDSMLNRLTAQKKNRSEDQYSPGGRTNCRPDRASIVYAQRCREAFPEVPVVLGGIEASLRRIAHFDYWSEKVRRSILFDAKADLLVFGMGERPIWEIADRLHRGERIGDLTDIRGTARLINDAAMKALEADPAKRAADRDKVVVLPSYEEVVADTRAFAVMSRDFQLETNPGNARAIAQRHGNRAILMNPPARPLEDGAGQKPGDTATVAMDELYDLKFNRVPHPMYKEPIPAYETVKHSVVLMRGCFGGCTFCSITEHEGRVIQSRSAQSVLREVREVRRMGDFRGTITDLGGPTANMYKLKCKSEDIESRCRKLSCVHPGVCENLQTDHGPLISLMKQVREEPGIKHVFIASGVRYDLAERSPEYVKELAAHHVGGQLSVAPEHVSPRVLEKMKKPGIESFERFQHMFACASEDAGKEQYDIAYFISGHPGSTLEDMVLLAQWLKEKGKRPRQVQDFIPTPMSVATAMYYTGLDPLKMEPVYTAKGLREKRLQKALLLYWNPEHWPLAREALRLAGREDLIGRGPNALVPPESAAEASRNLRRAAESTEPEERLATNAWPRPVQPRPSGARSGGRTPRPGPRGR, from the coding sequence ATGGCCTCCATCCCCCCGCGCTACGCCCACCCGTTCCTACCCGTGACCCGCGCCGACATGCAGGCCCGGGGGTGGGAGCAATGCGACATCATCATCGTGAGCGGCGACGCCTACGTGGACCATCCGGCCTTCGGGCCGGTGCTCATCGCGCGCTTCCTGGAGGGGCGGGGCTTCAAGGTGGGGCTCATCCCCCAGCCGGACTGGCACTCGGCGGAGCCCTTCAAGGCGCTGGGGGCGCCGCGGCTCTTCTTCGGGGTGGCGGCGGGCAACCTGGACTCGATGCTCAACCGGCTGACGGCCCAGAAGAAGAACCGCTCGGAGGACCAGTACAGCCCGGGCGGGCGCACCAACTGCCGGCCGGACCGCGCGTCCATCGTCTACGCGCAGCGCTGCCGCGAGGCCTTCCCGGAGGTGCCCGTCGTCCTGGGCGGCATCGAGGCGAGCCTCCGGCGCATCGCGCACTTCGACTACTGGAGCGAGAAGGTGCGCCGCTCCATCCTCTTCGACGCCAAGGCGGACCTGCTGGTGTTCGGCATGGGCGAGCGGCCCATCTGGGAGATCGCCGACCGGCTCCACCGGGGCGAGCGCATCGGGGACCTGACGGACATCCGGGGCACCGCGCGGCTCATCAACGACGCGGCGATGAAGGCCCTGGAGGCGGACCCGGCGAAGCGCGCGGCGGACCGCGACAAGGTGGTGGTGCTGCCCTCCTACGAGGAGGTGGTGGCGGACACGCGCGCCTTCGCGGTGATGAGCCGGGACTTCCAGTTGGAGACCAATCCCGGCAACGCGCGCGCCATCGCGCAGCGCCACGGCAACCGCGCCATCCTCATGAACCCGCCCGCCCGGCCGCTGGAGGACGGCGCCGGACAGAAGCCCGGGGACACGGCCACGGTGGCCATGGATGAACTGTACGACCTCAAGTTCAACCGCGTGCCACACCCCATGTACAAGGAGCCCATCCCCGCCTACGAGACGGTGAAGCACTCGGTGGTGCTGATGCGCGGGTGCTTTGGCGGCTGCACCTTCTGCTCCATCACGGAGCACGAGGGGCGCGTCATCCAGAGCCGCTCCGCGCAGAGCGTGCTGCGCGAGGTGCGCGAGGTGCGGCGCATGGGGGACTTCCGGGGGACGATTACCGACCTGGGGGGCCCCACGGCGAACATGTACAAGCTCAAGTGCAAGAGCGAGGACATCGAGAGCCGCTGCCGCAAGCTGTCCTGCGTGCACCCGGGCGTGTGCGAGAACCTCCAGACGGACCACGGGCCGCTCATCTCGCTGATGAAGCAGGTGCGCGAGGAGCCGGGCATCAAGCACGTCTTCATCGCGAGCGGCGTGCGGTACGACCTGGCGGAGCGCTCGCCGGAGTACGTGAAGGAGTTGGCGGCGCACCACGTGGGCGGCCAGCTGTCCGTGGCGCCCGAGCACGTGTCGCCGCGCGTGCTGGAGAAGATGAAGAAGCCCGGCATCGAGAGCTTCGAGCGCTTCCAGCACATGTTCGCGTGCGCCAGCGAGGACGCGGGCAAGGAGCAGTACGACATCGCGTACTTCATCAGCGGCCACCCCGGCTCCACGCTGGAGGACATGGTGCTGCTGGCGCAGTGGCTGAAGGAGAAGGGCAAGCGCCCCCGCCAGGTGCAGGACTTCATCCCCACGCCCATGTCGGTGGCGACGGCCATGTACTACACGGGCCTGGACCCGCTGAAGATGGAGCCCGTGTACACGGCGAAGGGCCTGCGCGAGAAGCGGCTGCAGAAGGCGCTCCTGCTCTACTGGAACCCGGAGCACTGGCCGCTGGCGCGTGAAGCGCTGCGGCTCGCGGGCCGGGAGGACCTCATCGGCCGGGGACCGAACGCGCTGGTGCCGCCGGAGTCCGCCGCGGAGGCCTCGCGCAACCTGCGCCGCGCGGCGGAGAGCACGGAGCCCGAGGAGCGGCTCGCGACGAACGCGTGGCCCCGTCCGGTGCAGCCGCGTCCGTCGGGCGCTCGCAGTGGGGGGCGCACGCCGCGTCCGGGGCCTCGCGGGCGGTAG
- a CDS encoding ATP-binding protein, whose product MDAAAPSPSGDGWLASLRGGSEMGRIILERDWSSTPLGPMEGWPQSLRTVLGMCLTTRFPMFIYWGPERVQLYNDAGIPIMGAKHPHHALAPLRDVFPELWPDLRPMFDELERTKQASWAESQPLPIVRNGFAEEAYFTFSYTPVLDDRGAVVGFYTPAMETTGQVLGQRRLRTLQRLSERASGALSVEAACLAGLSALSENGSDLPFTWLYVTDAEGERASRVGSTGMGARSAAVPAHLDLRAEGLLARVARTRQPVRVDDVNGWLDAAPEPGSAPRPALVLPLLHAEGDRTLGFLVVGLSPLFSLAGEYLGFIELVAGALATAASSARAQQEARERMERLAALDRAKTAFFSNVSHEFRTPLTLMIGPVEDALTDAAEPLGPRQAERLVLVQRNASRLLKLVNTLLDFTRTEAGRVHAVFQPTDLSAFTAELVSHFESIAKRAGLVLTADLAPLPESVWVDREMWEKVVFNLLSNAMKFTFEGGVHVQLRQVEGHARLTVRDTGTGIPATELPHIFERFHRVENARSRSHEGSGIGLSLVQELTKLHGGSVGVTSEPGTGTTFQVEVPLGNQHLPREQLAPEGKEVLRSSGEGASPFVEEIRGWLRTPVAPESGAHVPRGAPPLPLPPDASARVLVVDDNADLRTYITGLLAGVVTVETAEDGMAALQAIRERPPDLVVSDVMMPRLGGFGLLRELRADPRLRAIPFILLSARAGEEASVEGLEAGADDYLVKPFSARELSARVRTQLEMARVRRDVAALEAREVALQEAVRARDDFLSVASHELKTPLAAFRLQLERLERGLDAGVRAELRERFLDTRRQVQRLVTIVETLLDVSQLTAGPPHLTLEDADLAALVKDVVARQQEDLTRAGCALTLRSDGPVPVRLDRERMAQVVRSLLSNALKYAPGKPVQVHVEQDGPHARLTVVDHGMGVRPEDRERIWERFERAVSVRNFGGLGLGLWIARRVVEAHGGGVGVSETPGGGATFTVTLPLAGPD is encoded by the coding sequence GTGGACGCCGCCGCCCCTTCGCCGTCCGGGGATGGCTGGCTTGCCTCGCTGCGCGGCGGCAGCGAGATGGGGCGCATCATCCTGGAGCGTGACTGGAGCTCGACCCCGCTGGGCCCCATGGAGGGCTGGCCGCAGAGCCTGCGCACCGTGCTGGGCATGTGTCTGACGACGCGCTTCCCCATGTTCATCTACTGGGGCCCGGAGCGCGTGCAGCTCTACAACGACGCGGGCATCCCCATCATGGGCGCCAAGCACCCGCACCACGCGCTGGCGCCGCTGCGCGACGTCTTCCCGGAGCTGTGGCCGGACCTGCGCCCCATGTTCGACGAGCTGGAGCGCACGAAGCAGGCGAGCTGGGCGGAGAGCCAGCCGCTGCCCATCGTGCGCAACGGCTTCGCGGAGGAGGCCTACTTCACCTTCTCCTACACGCCGGTGCTGGATGACCGGGGCGCGGTCGTGGGCTTCTACACGCCGGCCATGGAGACGACGGGGCAGGTGCTGGGCCAGCGCCGCCTGCGCACGCTGCAGCGCCTGTCCGAGCGCGCCAGCGGCGCCCTCTCCGTGGAGGCCGCCTGCCTCGCGGGCCTGAGCGCCCTGTCGGAGAACGGCTCGGACCTGCCCTTCACCTGGCTCTACGTGACGGACGCGGAGGGCGAGCGGGCCTCGCGGGTGGGCTCCACCGGCATGGGCGCCCGGAGCGCGGCGGTGCCCGCGCACCTGGACCTGCGCGCGGAAGGACTCCTCGCGCGCGTGGCCCGCACGCGGCAGCCGGTCCGGGTGGACGACGTGAACGGGTGGCTCGACGCGGCTCCGGAGCCCGGGAGCGCGCCCCGGCCGGCGCTGGTGCTGCCGCTGTTGCACGCGGAAGGGGACCGCACCCTGGGCTTCCTGGTCGTGGGCCTGAGCCCCCTGTTCTCGCTGGCGGGCGAATACCTGGGCTTCATCGAGCTGGTCGCGGGGGCGCTGGCCACCGCCGCCTCCAGCGCCCGCGCGCAGCAGGAGGCGCGCGAGCGGATGGAGAGGCTCGCCGCGCTGGACCGCGCCAAGACGGCCTTCTTCAGCAACGTGAGCCATGAGTTCCGCACGCCGCTGACGTTGATGATTGGACCCGTGGAGGACGCGCTGACGGACGCGGCGGAGCCGCTGGGGCCGCGGCAGGCGGAGCGGCTGGTCCTGGTCCAGCGCAACGCCAGCCGTCTGCTCAAGCTGGTCAACACGCTGCTCGACTTCACCCGCACGGAGGCCGGGCGCGTGCACGCGGTCTTCCAGCCCACGGACCTGTCCGCCTTCACCGCGGAGCTGGTGAGCCACTTCGAGTCCATCGCGAAGCGCGCCGGGCTGGTCCTCACGGCCGACCTGGCGCCCCTGCCGGAGTCCGTCTGGGTGGACCGCGAGATGTGGGAGAAGGTTGTCTTCAACCTGCTCTCCAACGCGATGAAGTTCACCTTCGAGGGCGGCGTCCACGTCCAGCTGCGCCAGGTGGAGGGACACGCGAGGCTGACGGTCCGGGACACCGGCACGGGCATCCCCGCCACGGAGCTGCCGCACATCTTCGAGCGCTTCCACCGCGTGGAGAACGCCCGCTCGCGCAGCCACGAGGGCAGCGGCATCGGCCTGAGCCTCGTGCAGGAGCTGACGAAGCTGCACGGTGGCTCCGTGGGCGTGACGAGCGAGCCCGGCACGGGGACGACGTTCCAGGTCGAGGTGCCGCTGGGCAACCAGCACCTGCCGCGCGAACAGCTGGCCCCCGAGGGCAAGGAGGTCCTCCGCTCCAGCGGCGAGGGCGCCTCGCCCTTCGTGGAGGAGATCCGCGGGTGGCTGCGCACGCCCGTCGCGCCGGAGTCGGGAGCGCACGTCCCGCGGGGCGCGCCGCCGCTGCCGCTGCCGCCGGATGCCTCCGCGCGGGTGCTGGTGGTGGACGACAACGCGGACCTGCGCACGTACATCACCGGACTGCTGGCCGGGGTGGTGACGGTGGAGACGGCGGAGGACGGCATGGCCGCGCTCCAGGCCATCCGCGAGCGGCCCCCCGACCTCGTCGTGAGCGACGTGATGATGCCGCGCCTGGGCGGGTTCGGGCTGCTGCGGGAGCTGCGCGCGGACCCCCGGCTGCGGGCCATCCCCTTCATCCTGCTGTCGGCGCGGGCCGGGGAGGAGGCGTCGGTGGAGGGGCTGGAGGCGGGCGCGGATGACTACCTGGTGAAGCCCTTCTCCGCGCGTGAGCTGTCCGCGCGGGTGCGCACGCAACTGGAGATGGCGCGGGTGCGCCGGGACGTGGCGGCGCTGGAGGCGCGGGAGGTGGCGTTGCAGGAGGCGGTCCGCGCGCGGGACGACTTCCTGTCCGTCGCGAGCCACGAATTGAAGACGCCCCTGGCGGCCTTCCGGCTCCAGCTGGAGCGGCTGGAGCGCGGCCTGGACGCGGGCGTGCGGGCCGAACTGCGCGAGCGCTTCCTCGATACCCGGCGGCAGGTGCAGCGGCTGGTCACCATCGTGGAGACGCTGCTGGACGTGTCGCAGCTCACCGCGGGGCCTCCGCACCTGACGCTGGAGGACGCGGACCTCGCCGCGCTGGTGAAGGACGTCGTGGCCCGTCAGCAGGAGGACCTGACGCGCGCGGGGTGTGCCCTGACGCTGCGGAGCGACGGGCCGGTGCCGGTCCGCCTGGACCGGGAGCGCATGGCGCAGGTGGTGCGCAGCCTGCTGTCCAACGCGCTGAAGTACGCGCCGGGCAAGCCGGTGCAAGTGCACGTGGAGCAGGACGGCCCGCATGCGCGCCTGACGGTGGTGGACCACGGCATGGGCGTGCGCCCGGAGGACCGCGAGCGCATCTGGGAGCGCTTCGAGCGCGCCGTGTCCGTGCGCAACTTCGGAGGCCTGGGCCTGGGGCTGTGGATTGCCCGCAGGGTGGTGGAGGCCCACGGCGGCGGTGTCGGCGTTTCGGAGACGCCAGGGGGCGGCGCCACCTTCACGGTGACACTGCCCCTGGCAGGCCCGGACTGA
- a CDS encoding ChaN family lipoprotein, protein MTRFPLLLVLALTPGCASRQQPSPTPSREWATTLHREHPLVGRVWDVAAGRFVDESALRAAVVPARFVLIGERHDHPDHHRLQAELVRAKTAAGQHPALAFEMLDVTQQPAVDAALKARPEDVEGLAKAVDWANSGWPAFSLYAPVFSAGLQAHLPIVAANLPRARVRELVMKGPEALPSDLRSRLGLDAPVPEAEAKAVREELDRSHCGQLPQEMLEPMALAQRARDAMMADRLLETVTADGAVLITGNGHVREDRAVPAHLERRVKDAPVLSVALLEVSPEALKPQDYADAGALPYDYVWFTPAMPEDDPCKALRERNKKP, encoded by the coding sequence ATGACGCGATTCCCCCTCCTCCTCGTCCTCGCGCTGACCCCGGGCTGCGCCAGCCGGCAGCAGCCCTCCCCCACTCCCTCGCGCGAGTGGGCCACGACGCTGCACCGGGAGCACCCGCTGGTGGGCCGCGTCTGGGACGTGGCGGCGGGCCGCTTCGTGGACGAGAGCGCCCTGCGCGCGGCGGTTGTGCCCGCGCGCTTCGTGCTCATTGGCGAGCGGCATGACCACCCGGACCACCACCGGCTCCAGGCGGAGCTGGTGCGCGCGAAGACGGCCGCGGGCCAGCACCCCGCGCTCGCCTTCGAGATGCTGGACGTCACCCAGCAGCCCGCCGTGGACGCGGCGCTGAAGGCCCGGCCGGAGGACGTGGAGGGACTGGCGAAGGCGGTGGACTGGGCGAACAGCGGCTGGCCCGCCTTCAGCCTCTACGCCCCCGTGTTCAGCGCGGGCCTCCAGGCGCACCTGCCCATCGTCGCCGCCAACCTGCCCCGCGCGCGGGTGCGGGAATTGGTGATGAAGGGCCCGGAGGCGCTGCCCTCCGATTTGCGCTCGCGGCTGGGATTGGACGCGCCCGTGCCGGAAGCGGAGGCGAAGGCGGTCCGCGAGGAATTGGACCGCTCGCACTGCGGACAGCTGCCGCAGGAGATGCTGGAGCCCATGGCGCTGGCCCAGCGCGCGCGCGACGCGATGATGGCGGACCGGCTGTTGGAGACCGTGACCGCGGACGGCGCGGTGCTCATCACCGGCAACGGCCACGTCCGCGAGGACCGCGCCGTCCCCGCGCACCTGGAGCGCCGCGTGAAGGACGCCCCCGTGCTGAGCGTGGCGCTGCTGGAGGTGTCGCCAGAGGCGCTGAAGCCCCAGGACTACGCGGACGCGGGCGCCCTGCCCTACGACTACGTCTGGTTTACGCCCGCGATGCCAGAGGACGACCCCTGCAAGGCCTTGAGGGAACGGAACAAGAAGCCCTAG